Genomic window (Nymphaea colorata isolate Beijing-Zhang1983 chromosome 1, ASM883128v2, whole genome shotgun sequence):
CTTCCCACTGAATCAGGTGGCAGCAGCGGTCAGACCTGGGGGATCAAAAGCCCCTGTCACTGGGCACGCTGCTGGTCCATCGGCAGCTCAAGTTGGTGGTGTCATGGGTAGCTCTGGAGCAGCTGCTACTGTGAGCTACAACTATCCAAACTTGCCCACCAACGAAGCTCAGTACATAGCAATGGTACAGAGCAGTGGCTATCCTTTCCAGATTCCTGCCCATGTTGGAGCTGCTGCAGCAGCTTCAGCTTATAGAGGCAGCTCTGCACATCTAGGCCAGGCAACTGCTGCACCACCTCCACAATTTTTCACTGGATCCTTTTATGCATCACAAATGCTTCATCCTTCTCAAATACAGCAAACTCAATCTCAGGCTCTTCAACAGGGGCAGCAGAATCCAAGCACTTCTAGTGGTTCGTCTTCATCTCATAAGCACCCTCAGCAGCAGCGTTTGCAAGGTTGTGGTGGCAGCAATTCGAATAACTACAAACAGCAGCAGCAGTTACAACAAGAATCGCAGCAGCAGACTCCACAAAGAACGCGCCAATCTCCAGCGAACTCTGTTCACCCTAATCACCACTTAAATGCCTCGCATCCACGCCAAAGTGAAGCTGGACATCCTGCCGAAAGTGATAGCCCCTCTGCTGCAGACAGCAAAGTCTCCCCTAATTTCCTTACCCAAACCAATCATCACCCAACCCTCAGTTCGAGCTATGGCATCAGCCCTCTTCCCGTTCCCATCCATCATGCTCAAAACTTTTCAATTATGTCCTCCTTGGGCAGTGCCAAGAACGGTGAGAAGCCGCACCTTCAGCCTCAGAGTTCGGATTCACATCCTCAGTATGGTTTAAAAGGCATGGAGTTGGTGCCATCTCAGGCTTTTGCCATGTCTTTTCCTCCAGGCATTGACTTCTCGATGGCTCAAGGTCATCATGCTATATTTCAGAATCTACCGGAGCATTATAGACAGAGTTACCAGCTTGCAGCTGCCCAGGCTGTTGCAGCAGCAGCTTCTGCTCATCAACAGCATGTGCAGCGCACCAGTAAGCAAAAGATCGGGAACGACAGCAAGAACGCTGGTGACCATAATATTGGTGGTGCTGTTAGTCAAGAAGAAAGGACAGCGGGTGGTGCAAAGGCTACTCCATCTGTTGCTTCCCAAACACTCACATTTTCACGGCAGCCAGAGAATAACAATGAGAATGCCTCTATCTCCATCTTGAGTTCCTCTTCTCCACATGTTTCTAGCCCTGCcattcttgaaaatcaatccCGCAGCCTCAATCTTGTTTCAGCTCCTGCTAATGGAACCCGGGTGTCCTGCCCTGCTTCTATTAGTAGTACCAATATCCAGCAGTCACAGCAGCAGACGCAGCTCATGGCCCGTTCAAAATCGTCTACTAGCAATGCCAGCGTTCCAACTGTTTCCCTACCGACTGCTACAGCCATATCTTACACTGACCGTCTTCCTGTAAACATGTTTCCTGGGGGTCTATCTGCTTTTCCACAAGCTCTTATGCAAGGGACTACTCCCCAAGCATCGCCTCAGTGGAAATCTGCTACAGCAGCAGTGCCTAGCACAAGAACAATGGGATCTGCATCTGCGTCGTCACCAACAAAGCAACCTAAAGGTCCTGTTACTGGGCCCGGTGGATCTCCTGCACACTCACAGATATCCTTTGCTAGTACTGGCGTCAATGCAAAGGTAACTGCAATGCCAATGGGGGGACATATGCCTCACGGCTTGCCAAATTCTTCGTTGAGTAGCAGTGTCTCTAATGCTGCTCCAGTCAGGCTGAATTCATCCACTCCCATTATTGGATCACCTCCGCAGTCCGTTGCAAAGACCAGTGGGAGCCCGTCTACTAGAACTGCCCCAGCCACTAAAGGAGGGGTTTTGCCTGCACCAGTGCCAGCTGCTTCACAGCCACCAAAGAATTCACATACAAGCTCTACTAGAAAGTCTTCTCCTCCTCTTGGTGGTCGAAACAATTTGCCTGCAATTTTGGGGCATCCACAGTTGGTGCAGAGTTCGTCGCCTAAGCAGtcgcaacagcagcagcagcctgTCCAGTCATTAAACTTGAAAAGCCAGCAGCAGTCTCACCAGCAACTTAATAAGGCGCAGTATCAGCCCGCTCAGATGTTCTTTAGCAAGAACTACCTTGCACCACAGTCTTCTCAGGCCTCTCAACTTGCTGCTGCTGGGTACTACCCAAAACCATCTTCTTCGGTGCAGCCATCCATCTCTAACCTGCCTCAAAGAAGACCGTCATCGGAGCAATCACAGAACTCACCGTCAGTGTCTTCAAATTCTGCAGCCACAGGAGCACTCTCTCTAGGCGGATCCAGTCTCTCTCTTACTACCTCTGCTTCTGAATCGTTAAAGTCTGGTTGTGCCAGTAATGCTACCGCTAGGGGGGCAGTGTGGGTGTCCTGCACACACACCAGTTCACCACTCCCTTGAGCACAGCTTCAAATCCGGCTAACAACCCAACTGCAGCATCTGTAGTGGCTGCTGCCTTCCCTTATCTTCACGCAGTGTCCACAGTGCCCATGAAATCTGCAGAGCATAGCTCAGCAGGATCCAAACAGAAGCAAGAAAAGATCCAATGAGTGGTTTGCAATTTTCAACTTTGGCAGAATGCAGATGAGGAGGTGCTCGTGCAGACTTGGCAGCCTGAGGATGACGGTTGGAAGCAACTAAGAATTGGGTGATTTTGTTGTTGATGGTCATTATATTCTTGCGCCCAAAATCAGGGAGAACTGGAGCTTCTGTTACCTCCATCATCACTATCTAAAGGATAAATTACTGCTAGTCAAGGGAATGTTGAAGATTCGATGGAGAGGGCGAAGAAAGCTTTAGCTGGCGCCATGTATACATCTGTTCATGATTGTGGTCCTTGATGTCGCAATGATCTCCAAGTGGACTCTCTTTGGCAGCATGACGATTGTAGATGG
Coding sequences:
- the LOC116252414 gene encoding protein TIME FOR COFFEE-like isoform X1, which gives rise to MDRNREVRRGQPMANGLSRRRPQRTGGSGMRDSPEEAVAGEMQETAAVRLRDRKKDRLSRSKRRRGERLHGNREEGGEESSEESVDVEEEDDDEDEDSSAADHRRSIPPPAAKIVKPPWKVPDEMIGVPVPRKARSASVKRSHESSGSGGGGGGEQIPTLRQCSTSPATPSAASVSPPSNAPIRRRVKPIGAKQRPAKVPKVSIQEEIEIEVAEVLFGLRQYPAPAVNPELAGNPSSLKMEDREEESPALLGKPRASSPISPQQSVGVQPKVSSSMAAGSPSAGLPSAPKRKRPRPVKSEEEKAGVGSGAVSTVLASFVVKDEAEKMEVSSPRGDKNSFAVVPNGVDGARSIKLETNQEAKKAHLIPDEKPSSAEGPAEEKVVLDVICCEKSEPQVETTGSVKPDVSLEDATKGVSSCLSTCDSQKEEKFKFDLMAPPARSMVDGDINGDSTSEIQALNVKEEISVVELKEKAGEKVEQDVPPNDSEPEKRAEICGAGEQAKQNKDRIFDLRMDEEKSDREGGKQQGHKHSKVARVDMKAPEVPAQWEKSAPHSSSTAPAMAGPSPMPHMTIAGWPGGLPPLGYIGQAPASWPGAPPVQAVVSMEGNTGAPTLQPHILLPHQRYKRCATHCYIAKMVNYLQHVARMNPFWAAASNASLFGAKPYNLNAMPSTEGMILGGPLPGAFPAANFTASGRTGGPTHEKGNGSAATFGGQVPKEKATAQIADGQRKQQTTVQQPPLTPSATNIPHGPAIIFPLNQVAAAVRPGGSKAPVTGHAAGPSAAQVGGVMGSSGAAATVSYNYPNLPTNEAQYIAMVQSSGYPFQIPAHVGAAAAASAYRGSSAHLGQATAAPPPQFFTGSFYASQMLHPSQIQQTQSQALQQGQQNPSTSSGSSSSHKHPQQQRLQGCGGSNSNNYKQQQQLQQESQQQTPQRTRQSPANSVHPNHHLNASHPRQSEAGHPAESDSPSAADSKVSPNFLTQTNHHPTLSSSYGISPLPVPIHHAQNFSIMSSLGSAKNGEKPHLQPQSSDSHPQYGLKGMELVPSQAFAMSFPPGIDFSMAQGHHAIFQNLPEHYRQSYQLAAAQAVAAAASAHQQHVQRTSKQKIGNDSKNAGDHNIGGAVSQEERTAGGAKATPSVASQTLTFSRQPENNNENASISILSSSSPHVSSPAILENQSRSLNLVSAPANGTRVSCPASISSTNIQQSQQQTQLMARSKSSTSNASVPTVSLPTATAISYTDRLPVNMFPGGLSAFPQALMQGTTPQASPQWKSATAAVPSTRTMGSASASSPTKQPKGPVTGPGGSPAHSQISFASTGVNAKVTAMPMGGHMPHGLPNSSLSSSVSNAAPVRLNSSTPIIGSPPQSVAKTSGSPSTRTAPATKGGVLPAPVPAASQPPKNSHTSSTRKSSPPLGGRNNLPAILGHPQLVQSSSPKQSQQQQQPVQSLNLKSQQQSHQQLNKAQYQPAQMFFSKNYLAPQSSQASQLAAAGYYPKPSSSVQPSISNLPQRRPSSEQSQNSPSVSSNSAATGALSLGGSSLSLTTSASESLKSGCASNATARGAVWVSCTHTSSPLP
- the LOC116252414 gene encoding protein TIME FOR COFFEE-like isoform X2; the protein is MDRNREVRRGQPMANGLSRRRPQRTGGSGMRDSPEEAVAGEMQETAAVRLRDRKKDRLSRSKRRRGERLHGNREEGGEESSEESVDVEEEDDDEDEDSSAADHRRSIPPPAAKIVKPPWKVPDEMIGVPVPRKARSASVKRSHESSGSGGGGGGEQIPTLRQCSTSPATPSAASVSPPSNAPIRRRVKPIGAKQRPAKVPKVSIQEEIEIEVAEVLFGLRQYPAPAVNPELAGNPSSLKMEDREEESPALLGKPRASSPISPQQSVGVQPKVSSSMAAGSPSAGAPKRKRPRPVKSEEEKAGVGSGAVSTVLASFVVKDEAEKMEVSSPRGDKNSFAVVPNGVDGARSIKLETNQEAKKAHLIPDEKPSSAEGPAEEKVVLDVICCEKSEPQVETTGSVKPDVSLEDATKGVSSCLSTCDSQKEEKFKFDLMAPPARSMVDGDINGDSTSEIQALNVKEEISVVELKEKAGEKVEQDVPPNDSEPEKRAEICGAGEQAKQNKDRIFDLRMDEEKSDREGGKQQGHKHSKVARVDMKAPEVPAQWEKSAPHSSSTAPAMAGPSPMPHMTIAGWPGGLPPLGYIGQAPASWPGAPPVQAVVSMEGNTGAPTLQPHILLPHQRYKRCATHCYIAKMVNYLQHVARMNPFWAAASNASLFGAKPYNLNAMPSTEGMILGGPLPGAFPAANFTASGRTGGPTHEKGNGSAATFGGQVPKEKATAQIADGQRKQQTTVQQPPLTPSATNIPHGPAIIFPLNQVAAAVRPGGSKAPVTGHAAGPSAAQVGGVMGSSGAAATVSYNYPNLPTNEAQYIAMVQSSGYPFQIPAHVGAAAAASAYRGSSAHLGQATAAPPPQFFTGSFYASQMLHPSQIQQTQSQALQQGQQNPSTSSGSSSSHKHPQQQRLQGCGGSNSNNYKQQQQLQQESQQQTPQRTRQSPANSVHPNHHLNASHPRQSEAGHPAESDSPSAADSKVSPNFLTQTNHHPTLSSSYGISPLPVPIHHAQNFSIMSSLGSAKNGEKPHLQPQSSDSHPQYGLKGMELVPSQAFAMSFPPGIDFSMAQGHHAIFQNLPEHYRQSYQLAAAQAVAAAASAHQQHVQRTSKQKIGNDSKNAGDHNIGGAVSQEERTAGGAKATPSVASQTLTFSRQPENNNENASISILSSSSPHVSSPAILENQSRSLNLVSAPANGTRVSCPASISSTNIQQSQQQTQLMARSKSSTSNASVPTVSLPTATAISYTDRLPVNMFPGGLSAFPQALMQGTTPQASPQWKSATAAVPSTRTMGSASASSPTKQPKGPVTGPGGSPAHSQISFASTGVNAKVTAMPMGGHMPHGLPNSSLSSSVSNAAPVRLNSSTPIIGSPPQSVAKTSGSPSTRTAPATKGGVLPAPVPAASQPPKNSHTSSTRKSSPPLGGRNNLPAILGHPQLVQSSSPKQSQQQQQPVQSLNLKSQQQSHQQLNKAQYQPAQMFFSKNYLAPQSSQASQLAAAGYYPKPSSSVQPSISNLPQRRPSSEQSQNSPSVSSNSAATGALSLGGSSLSLTTSASESLKSGCASNATARGAVWVSCTHTSSPLP
- the LOC116252414 gene encoding protein TIME FOR COFFEE-like isoform X3; amino-acid sequence: MQETAAVRLRDRKKDRLSRSKRRRGERLHGNREEGGEESSEESVDVEEEDDDEDEDSSAADHRRSIPPPAAKIVKPPWKVPDEMIGVPVPRKARSASVKRSHESSGSGGGGGGEQIPTLRQCSTSPATPSAASVSPPSNAPIRRRVKPIGAKQRPAKVPKVSIQEEIEIEVAEVLFGLRQYPAPAVNPELAGNPSSLKMEDREEESPALLGKPRASSPISPQQSVGVQPKVSSSMAAGSPSAGLPSAPKRKRPRPVKSEEEKAGVGSGAVSTVLASFVVKDEAEKMEVSSPRGDKNSFAVVPNGVDGARSIKLETNQEAKKAHLIPDEKPSSAEGPAEEKVVLDVICCEKSEPQVETTGSVKPDVSLEDATKGVSSCLSTCDSQKEEKFKFDLMAPPARSMVDGDINGDSTSEIQALNVKEEISVVELKEKAGEKVEQDVPPNDSEPEKRAEICGAGEQAKQNKDRIFDLRMDEEKSDREGGKQQGHKHSKVARVDMKAPEVPAQWEKSAPHSSSTAPAMAGPSPMPHMTIAGWPGGLPPLGYIGQAPASWPGAPPVQAVVSMEGNTGAPTLQPHILLPHQRYKRCATHCYIAKMVNYLQHVARMNPFWAAASNASLFGAKPYNLNAMPSTEGMILGGPLPGAFPAANFTASGRTGGPTHEKGNGSAATFGGQVPKEKATAQIADGQRKQQTTVQQPPLTPSATNIPHGPAIIFPLNQVAAAVRPGGSKAPVTGHAAGPSAAQVGGVMGSSGAAATVSYNYPNLPTNEAQYIAMVQSSGYPFQIPAHVGAAAAASAYRGSSAHLGQATAAPPPQFFTGSFYASQMLHPSQIQQTQSQALQQGQQNPSTSSGSSSSHKHPQQQRLQGCGGSNSNNYKQQQQLQQESQQQTPQRTRQSPANSVHPNHHLNASHPRQSEAGHPAESDSPSAADSKVSPNFLTQTNHHPTLSSSYGISPLPVPIHHAQNFSIMSSLGSAKNGEKPHLQPQSSDSHPQYGLKGMELVPSQAFAMSFPPGIDFSMAQGHHAIFQNLPEHYRQSYQLAAAQAVAAAASAHQQHVQRTSKQKIGNDSKNAGDHNIGGAVSQEERTAGGAKATPSVASQTLTFSRQPENNNENASISILSSSSPHVSSPAILENQSRSLNLVSAPANGTRVSCPASISSTNIQQSQQQTQLMARSKSSTSNASVPTVSLPTATAISYTDRLPVNMFPGGLSAFPQALMQGTTPQASPQWKSATAAVPSTRTMGSASASSPTKQPKGPVTGPGGSPAHSQISFASTGVNAKVTAMPMGGHMPHGLPNSSLSSSVSNAAPVRLNSSTPIIGSPPQSVAKTSGSPSTRTAPATKGGVLPAPVPAASQPPKNSHTSSTRKSSPPLGGRNNLPAILGHPQLVQSSSPKQSQQQQQPVQSLNLKSQQQSHQQLNKAQYQPAQMFFSKNYLAPQSSQASQLAAAGYYPKPSSSVQPSISNLPQRRPSSEQSQNSPSVSSNSAATGALSLGGSSLSLTTSASESLKSGCASNATARGAVWVSCTHTSSPLP